The DNA segment CAGCCATCACATAGGAGTTTGATTTAGTTTCGGCGTGGTTCATATAACCATTGAAAGAAAATGTTGTGGCTGACATGTGAACTATTTATATATGGGTAGAAGTGTAAGGGGGAGATTGATATTTTATCCGACCATTTCACTCAGAGTAATGATATTTATCAGGGGAGACTATATATTAGCTTCCCCTTTTTGTATTTATTGGATTAAGGCTTATTTTTATAAGCTGAGGTGGCATTCTTTTTGTTAGGAGTGCCCCATCAATAGATGACAAATATCTGAAACGAGCCATGGGAATGGATTCTCACACAGAGGAATGATTAATTTAGGCGAGTTCCATATGGCCTTTGAAAATTTAATTATAAACATATGAAAAATATAAAAGATAGGTTTTTAAAATATGTAGGTATAGATACGCAATCGGATACGGATACAGGCTTAACGCCTTCTACACCAGGTCAAATGAGGTTTTCGGAGCAGCTGGTAGAGGAGTTAAAAGAAATAGGCTTGCATGAGGTTGAACTGGATGATAATGGTTATGTAATGGCTACCATACCTTCAAATATTAAAAAAGAAGTACCTGTAATGGGTTTCATAGCGCACGTTGATACCAGTCCTGATTTTACAGGAAAGCATGTTAATCCGCAAATATTAGAAGGTTATGATGGTCAGGATATTGTCTTAAATAAAGAAGAGAATATCATTATGGAAACAGCTGATTTCCCTGAACTGAAAAATTATGTGGGACAGACTTTAATTACTACGGATGGTACCACTTTGCTGGGGGCAGATGATAAAGCCGGGGTGGCTGAAATTGTTACTGCAGCAGAATATTTGATGAAGCATCCTGAAATTAAACATGGAAAAATAAGGATTGGTTTTACACCAGACGAAGAGATAGGGGCAGGTGCCGATTATTTTGATGTGAAAAAATTCGGGGCAGAATATGCTTATACAATGGATGGGGGTGAAATAGGTGAGCTTGAGTATGAGAATTTTAATGCAGCATTGGCAAAGATTACCGTGCTTGGCCGGAATGTACACCCAGGTTATGCAAAAAATAAAATGCGTAATTCTATACGTATTGCTAACCAGATTATTTCCCTGTTACCAAGAGTGGAAACTCCGGAGCATACCTCTGGTTATGAAGGATTTTTTCACTTAATGTCTTTTAAAGGGGAAGTTGAAAAGAGTGAGCTTACCTATATTATTAGAGATTTTAAGCGTGGTAGATTTGAAGATCGTAAAAAGGAAATGGCGCACCTGGTTAGTAAAATTAATAGTGAATACGGAAAGGGTACAGCTTCAGTGGAAATAAAAGACCAATATTACAATATGTGTGAGAAGGTGAAACCAGTGATGCACATTGTAGAACAGGCTAAAAAAGCCATGGAAGAAGTTGGTGTTAAGCCTAATATAAAACCTATTCGAGGAGGTACCGACGGTGCTCGTTTATCTTTTATGGGTTTACCAACACCCAATATTTTTGCCGGAGGTCATAATTTTCATGGCCGCTTCGAATTTGTTCCATTACAGAGTATGGAAAAGGCCGTGGAGGTAATTTTGAAAATAGTTGAACTTTCAATTAGATAATCCATTGGTAAAAATAACGCATGTATAAAATAAATGTAGGTTAAATAGATTTTGAAGTGGGTATCTATTCTTTGGGAATAATTTTATGAACCTGTTAATCGATTTTTTGCGCTTTGTGAAGAACAAAATTTATTATCTTTTGTTTCACGTGTAATTGTATCATATTTCAGAATCAAATAAACAAATAAAAAAATTATGGCAGTTTTAGTAGGAAAAAAAGCACCCGCTTTTAAAGCAGAAGCAGTTATTAATGGCAGTGAAATGGTTGAGAATTATTCTCTTGATCAATTTGTAGGTAAAAAGAACGTGGTGTTGTTCTTTTATCCCGCTGATTTTACATTTGTTTGTCCAACCGAGATTATTGCTTTTCAGGACAAGATTGAAGAGTTTGAAAAAAGAAATGTTCAGGTAATTGGGGTTTCTGTAGACTCGGCTTTTTCGCATTGGAAATGGTTGCAAACAGATAAAAAAGAAGGTGGAATCAAGGGTGTTAAATTCCCATTGGTTGCTGATAATGCAATGACCATTTCTGAAAATTATGACGTATTGGCCGGAGAGTATGATTATAACGAAGAAGGACAAATGGTTTTTGAAGGTACTCCAATGGCATATAGGGGATTGTTTTTGATTGATAAGGAGGGTGTTGTGCGTCATCAAGTTGTGAATGATATGCCACTTGGACGTAGTGTTGATGAAACCCTAAGAATGATTGATGCTTTGCAGTTCTTCGAAGAAAATGGAGAGGTTTGTCCTGCTAATTGGCATGCAGGAGACGAAGGATTGGTAGCTTCGCAAGAGGGTATCTCAGAGTATCTAGGTAAGCGAGGATAGTTTTTCTGAAAATAAAATGAAAGCATCTGCATGTATTTGTAGATGCTTTTTTTTTGCTTTCCGGTGTTTTGTTATTCCATTTTGAACTAAATTTGCGCCATGCGAAAGTATATTTCTTTTGATGTTGATAATCCCAAGGATTTTAAACATCAAGTGGTTCAATATTGCAGAAGATTTAAATATGGTGCTGTCTATGATAGTTGTGACCACTATCTACCAAAGAGATCTGGAGTTCATTATCATTCAATAGATTTTCTGGCGGGACTGGATCATATAAATGTAGTAAGAGGTGGTTTTGATGTTGTTCAAAAACTAAATGAAGATATCCGGGATTGGCTTTGTGGTTATTGGAGTTATGATTTAAAAAACGACTTGGAGAATTTGTGTTCTGTAAATAGGGATGGATTAAATTTTGACAAAGCGTGTTTTTACCAACCGCGTTTCATTATTTTGCAGCGGGAGAATCGTTGGGTTATTGGTTATTTAGAGGGAGTAAACACGAAAGAGGATGTTCGGGAAATGATGTCGACTATTTATTGTCAAAACAAAGGTTTTCAAGAAAAGACTGCACTCCGTTTTAAAGCAAGGGTTGATAAGGACAAATATTGTAGATCTGTGGAAGCTATTTTAGATCATATTCATAGGGGTGATGTTTATGAACTCAATTACTGCATAGAGTTTTATGCTGAAAAGGTGGTCTTGGATCCTTTTACAACCTATAATAGTTTGGTAGAAATATCTCCTACTCCTTTTTCTGGTTTTTTTAAGGCGGAGGATCATTATATTCTTTGTGCTTCACCAGAACGGTTTGTCAAGAAAGAAGGTGGTAAAATTATCAGTCAACCCATTAAAGGAACTGCCCAAAGGGGTAAAGATAAGCGTGAAGATACCAGTCTGAAAAGGGCATTGTTTATGAATGCCAAAGAACGTTCCGAGAACATAATGATTGTTGACTTGGTACGGAATGATTTGTCGCATATTGCGGAGCAGGGCTCTGTGGGAGTGGAAGAACTTTGTGGTGTATATGCTTTTCCACAGGTGTTTCAAATGATATCTACCGTTACAGCAACGCTTCATCAAAATAAAGGAGGAATTGATGCAATACGCTCCTTGTTCCCTGCCGGTTCCATGACTGGTGCTCCTAAAGTGAGAGCGATGGAGCTGATTGAGAAATATGAGGAGAGTAAAAGAGGGGTGTATGCTGGTGCAATAGGTTATTTTAGTCCGGATGGAGATTTTGATTTTAATGTGGTCATTCGTACTTTGTTATATAATGCGGCTCACCAATATGTATCTTTTATGGTGGGAAGTGCTATCACCCAAAAGAGTGTACCCCAAAAAGAGTATGAGGAGTGCTTGTTAAAAGCAAAAGCTATTTTTCAATTATTTAACCAGGATAAACAAGGAGCTTATGAATGAGCGATTTTTACAGTATTTACATGATTATTGTGTTTATATCTCTGGACAAAAGATCTTGGTGGCTTTAAGTGGAGGTGCCGATTCTGTTGCATTATTGCACCTTTTACATACAGCAAAAGTAGCTATTTGTGCAGCGCATTGTAATTTTAATTTGCGTGGAGATGAATCTGATGGAGATGAGCAATACGTGGTGGATTTGTGTGCCTCTCTTGGTGTGACCCTCTATCAAAGATCATTTGATACGACTGAGTTTGCTACTGAAAAAGGAATCTCCATTGAAATGGCAGCTAGGGATCTTCGTTATGCATGGTTTCATGACTTGTTGAAGACCGAGCGTCTTGATTGGATCGCTACAGGGCACCATAAGGATGATAGTATTGAAACCTTTTTTTTAAACTTAGCTAGGGGAACGGGTATTAAGGGACTGGTGGGCATGAAGCCGCTTCGAGGTCGGCTTATTCGTCCCTTGTTAGCGTTTTCTCGTGGTGAAATAGAGGATTATTGTGCTGTTCATAAATTGAATTACCGTACAGATTCTTCTAATCTGGAGTCTGTTTATTTACGTAATAAAGTGAGACATCAGATACTTCCCTTGTTTCGGGAGCTAAATCCATCTTTTATGGATACCATGCAAAGCAATATGAAGCATATGGAGCAGGTCAGTCGTTTTTTTCAGGATTCAGTGAAAGAACTGACAAAGGAAGTGGTGGTTGAACAGGATGGTCAGCTACTCATATCTTTACAGCATGTTGATCGTTTTGTCGATAAACACTTGGTGTTATTTGAAATATTACAACCCTATGGTTTTAATGGTTCTGTTATTCAGGAGCTGGTAGAATGCATTGAAAACCAAGTCTCGGGCAAGCAGTTTTATGCCCCTTCATATAGGCTCATAAAGGATCGTTTTAATATTATTCTTTTGCCCCATGCCGAAAAACAACAGGACGATATTTTTTATATTGAGGTAGATCAATATGAATTGAAGCAGCCTGTCAAATTGAATATTGCTTCGGGTATTGATGCGCAGGGCTATCGTATTGATACGCGTGCGGAAGTGGCTCAATTGGATGAAGATTTACTGAATTATCCACTGACTTTGCGAAAATGGCGACATGGTGATCAGTTTCGACCATTGGGGATGAAAAACTTTAAAAAGTT comes from the Saccharicrinis fermentans DSM 9555 = JCM 21142 genome and includes:
- the tilS gene encoding tRNA lysidine(34) synthetase TilS, producing MNERFLQYLHDYCVYISGQKILVALSGGADSVALLHLLHTAKVAICAAHCNFNLRGDESDGDEQYVVDLCASLGVTLYQRSFDTTEFATEKGISIEMAARDLRYAWFHDLLKTERLDWIATGHHKDDSIETFFLNLARGTGIKGLVGMKPLRGRLIRPLLAFSRGEIEDYCAVHKLNYRTDSSNLESVYLRNKVRHQILPLFRELNPSFMDTMQSNMKHMEQVSRFFQDSVKELTKEVVVEQDGQLLISLQHVDRFVDKHLVLFEILQPYGFNGSVIQELVECIENQVSGKQFYAPSYRLIKDRFNIILLPHAEKQQDDIFYIEVDQYELKQPVKLNIASGIDAQGYRIDTRAEVAQLDEDLLNYPLTLRKWRHGDQFRPLGMKNFKKLSDFFIDEKFSLKDKEDTWLLFSGDDIIWVVGHRCDDRYKITHRTQHITKIHYQR
- the pepT gene encoding peptidase T; its protein translation is MKNIKDRFLKYVGIDTQSDTDTGLTPSTPGQMRFSEQLVEELKEIGLHEVELDDNGYVMATIPSNIKKEVPVMGFIAHVDTSPDFTGKHVNPQILEGYDGQDIVLNKEENIIMETADFPELKNYVGQTLITTDGTTLLGADDKAGVAEIVTAAEYLMKHPEIKHGKIRIGFTPDEEIGAGADYFDVKKFGAEYAYTMDGGEIGELEYENFNAALAKITVLGRNVHPGYAKNKMRNSIRIANQIISLLPRVETPEHTSGYEGFFHLMSFKGEVEKSELTYIIRDFKRGRFEDRKKEMAHLVSKINSEYGKGTASVEIKDQYYNMCEKVKPVMHIVEQAKKAMEEVGVKPNIKPIRGGTDGARLSFMGLPTPNIFAGGHNFHGRFEFVPLQSMEKAVEVILKIVELSIR
- a CDS encoding anthranilate synthase component I family protein — its product is MRKYISFDVDNPKDFKHQVVQYCRRFKYGAVYDSCDHYLPKRSGVHYHSIDFLAGLDHINVVRGGFDVVQKLNEDIRDWLCGYWSYDLKNDLENLCSVNRDGLNFDKACFYQPRFIILQRENRWVIGYLEGVNTKEDVREMMSTIYCQNKGFQEKTALRFKARVDKDKYCRSVEAILDHIHRGDVYELNYCIEFYAEKVVLDPFTTYNSLVEISPTPFSGFFKAEDHYILCASPERFVKKEGGKIISQPIKGTAQRGKDKREDTSLKRALFMNAKERSENIMIVDLVRNDLSHIAEQGSVGVEELCGVYAFPQVFQMISTVTATLHQNKGGIDAIRSLFPAGSMTGAPKVRAMELIEKYEESKRGVYAGAIGYFSPDGDFDFNVVIRTLLYNAAHQYVSFMVGSAITQKSVPQKEYEECLLKAKAIFQLFNQDKQGAYE
- a CDS encoding peroxiredoxin, coding for MAVLVGKKAPAFKAEAVINGSEMVENYSLDQFVGKKNVVLFFYPADFTFVCPTEIIAFQDKIEEFEKRNVQVIGVSVDSAFSHWKWLQTDKKEGGIKGVKFPLVADNAMTISENYDVLAGEYDYNEEGQMVFEGTPMAYRGLFLIDKEGVVRHQVVNDMPLGRSVDETLRMIDALQFFEENGEVCPANWHAGDEGLVASQEGISEYLGKRG